In Syntrophales bacterium, a single window of DNA contains:
- a CDS encoding type I secretion system permease/ATPase: MSDQKKAAGKDQTGLDCVRMIARLHQQPADPQALRHEFSPEGMPFDQSAVLRALRSLGFTSESICCRYKALLNMAIPAIVELSDGRFALLGKIDENRALLQVPGAERAMLLSRTDFEKMWSGRIITAKRTFEPEEQTKFGIRWFWQALKKYRGLLSETLAASFFLQLFALITPLAFQLVIDKVLVHRGLSTLDVIVIGLILVTVFEVTLGTLRTYLFSHTTNRVDVELGARLFRHMLALPIHYFASRRSGDTVARLRELETVRHFLTGSALTVTIDLLFTIVFLAVMAYYSWLLTLIVVVCIPLFVSVSALLTPLLKQKLDDKFAKNAENQSFLFETVSGIETVKAAAAEPMLRRQWEERMAGYVRSAFQSSHLANLTQQGIQLISKGLTVVLLWFGAKLVIDGQLTVGQLIAFNMLSARVNAPILRIANLWQEFQQMRVSLRRLADILDAPAEPVFRPGKSSLPELKGAVKFEDVTFRYRPDAPEVLRNLTFEVKPGEVIGVVGATGSGKSTLVKLLLRFYVPERGRVLIDGMDVSMIDASWLRRQVGVVTQDVVLFNRTIRENIALSNPAMSMERIVGAAELAGADEFIRRMPEGYDTLVGERGGTLSGGQRQRLAIARALALDPRMIVMDEATSMLDAESEDRLWQNMDTISRGRTVFIITHRLSTLRRVDRIFTLEDGELVEEGSEQQLLKQDGRYARFHRLQLGSMEARGHEG; the protein is encoded by the coding sequence ATGAGCGATCAGAAAAAGGCAGCGGGGAAAGACCAGACGGGACTGGACTGTGTGCGCATGATCGCCCGGCTGCACCAGCAACCGGCGGATCCCCAGGCGCTGAGGCACGAGTTTTCGCCCGAGGGAATGCCCTTCGACCAATCGGCCGTTCTTCGTGCCCTTCGTTCTCTCGGGTTCACGTCGGAGTCCATCTGCTGCCGATACAAGGCGCTCCTGAATATGGCAATTCCAGCGATAGTGGAACTGTCCGACGGCCGTTTCGCCCTCCTTGGCAAGATCGACGAGAATCGCGCCCTGCTGCAGGTTCCGGGTGCCGAAAGGGCGATGCTGCTTTCCCGAACCGATTTTGAAAAAATGTGGAGCGGCCGCATTATCACCGCGAAGCGCACGTTTGAGCCGGAAGAACAGACAAAATTCGGCATCCGCTGGTTCTGGCAGGCCCTGAAGAAATACCGGGGCCTGCTCTCGGAAACGCTGGCGGCATCCTTTTTTCTGCAACTCTTCGCCCTCATCACCCCGCTGGCCTTCCAGCTCGTCATCGACAAGGTGCTGGTCCACCGCGGGCTGTCCACCCTGGACGTCATCGTAATCGGTCTGATCTTAGTGACCGTTTTTGAAGTCACGCTGGGCACGCTCCGCACCTATCTCTTTTCCCACACGACCAACCGGGTGGACGTGGAGCTGGGCGCCAGGCTCTTCCGCCACATGCTGGCGCTGCCCATCCATTACTTTGCCAGCCGCCGGTCCGGCGACACCGTCGCCCGCCTGCGGGAGCTGGAAACGGTGCGGCACTTCCTGACGGGCTCGGCCCTCACGGTCACAATCGATCTCCTGTTCACCATCGTCTTCCTGGCGGTGATGGCCTACTACAGCTGGCTCCTCACCCTGATCGTCGTGGTCTGCATCCCGCTGTTCGTGAGCGTTTCCGCCCTGCTGACACCCCTCCTGAAGCAAAAGCTCGACGACAAATTCGCCAAGAATGCCGAAAACCAGTCCTTCCTATTCGAGACCGTCTCCGGGATCGAAACGGTCAAGGCGGCGGCGGCGGAACCGATGCTCCGCCGGCAGTGGGAAGAGCGGATGGCCGGCTATGTCCGGAGCGCCTTCCAGTCGAGTCACCTGGCCAACCTGACGCAGCAGGGCATCCAGTTGATCAGCAAGGGGCTCACGGTCGTTCTGCTCTGGTTTGGAGCCAAACTGGTCATCGATGGACAGTTGACGGTGGGCCAGTTGATCGCCTTCAACATGCTGTCGGCCCGTGTCAACGCCCCGATCCTGCGGATCGCCAACCTGTGGCAGGAATTCCAGCAAATGCGGGTTTCGCTCCGGCGGCTGGCGGACATCCTGGACGCACCGGCTGAACCGGTCTTCCGCCCGGGCAAGAGCAGCCTGCCCGAGCTGAAAGGGGCCGTGAAATTCGAAGACGTCACCTTCCGCTACCGCCCGGATGCGCCGGAAGTGCTGAGAAACCTGACGTTCGAAGTCAAACCGGGAGAGGTGATCGGCGTCGTTGGTGCCACCGGTTCCGGAAAGAGCACGCTGGTCAAGCTGCTGCTCCGGTTCTATGTGCCCGAGCGTGGCCGGGTTCTGATCGATGGGATGGACGTCTCCATGATCGACGCTTCATGGCTCAGAAGGCAGGTCGGCGTGGTGACGCAGGATGTCGTCCTGTTCAACAGGACCATCCGGGAGAACATCGCTCTGTCGAACCCGGCGATGAGCATGGAGCGGATCGTGGGTGCCGCCGAGCTCGCCGGCGCGGACGAATTCATTCGCCGGATGCCGGAGGGATACGACACCCTGGTGGGGGAGCGGGGCGGCACGCTCTCGGGGGGGCAGCGCCAACGCCTGGCCATTGCGCGGGCGCTGGCCCTCGATCCCCGGATGATCGTCATGGATGAGGCGACCAGCATGCTCGACGCCGAATCGGAAGACCGGCTCTGGCAAAACATGGATACGATCTCCCGGGGACGGACGGTCTTCATCATCACTCACCGGCTCTCGACCCTGAGGCGGGTGGACCGGATCTTCACGCTGGAGGACGGTGAACTGGTCGAAGAAGGATCCGAGCAGCAGCTCCTGAAGCAGGACGGCCGGTATGCCCGCTTTCATCGCCTGCAGCTCGGCTCAATGGAGGCTCGCGGCCATGAAGGATAA